In Polaribacter sp. Hel_I_88, the following proteins share a genomic window:
- the rpsG gene encoding 30S ribosomal protein S7, with translation MRKRAAKKRVLLPDPKFNDQLVTRFVNNLMWSGKKSVAFKVFYDALELVEERKGEGEEKSALEIWKDGLSNVMPHVEVRSRRVGGATFQIPMQIRPDRKVSMAIKWMILYTRKRNEKTMAQRLAAEILAAAKEEGAAVKKRTDTHKMAEANKAFSHFRF, from the coding sequence ATGAGAAAAAGAGCAGCAAAAAAAAGAGTCTTATTGCCAGATCCAAAGTTTAATGATCAGTTAGTAACACGTTTTGTTAATAACTTAATGTGGAGTGGTAAGAAGTCAGTAGCATTTAAAGTGTTTTATGACGCTTTGGAGTTAGTCGAAGAAAGAAAAGGAGAAGGCGAAGAAAAATCGGCTTTAGAAATTTGGAAAGACGGTTTGTCAAATGTAATGCCACATGTAGAGGTTCGTTCTAGACGTGTTGGTGGAGCAACATTCCAAATACCAATGCAAATTAGGCCAGATCGTAAAGTATCTATGGCTATTAAATGGATGATTTTGTATACTCGTAAGAGAAACGAAAAAACGATGGCGCAACGTTTAGCTGCTGAAATTTTAGCTGCGGCTAAAGAAGAAGGTGCAGCTGTTAAAAAACGTACAGATACTCACAAAATGGCAGAAGCTAATAAAGCATTCTCTCACTTTAGATTTTAA
- the rpsL gene encoding 30S ribosomal protein S12: MPTIQQLVRKGRTKITKKSKSAALSSCPQRRGVCTRVYTTTPKKPNSAMRKVARVRLTNGNEINAYIPGEGHNLQEHSIVLVRGGRVKDLPGVKYHVVRGALDTAGVEGRTQRRSKYGAKRPKK; this comes from the coding sequence ATGCCAACTATTCAACAATTAGTTCGTAAAGGAAGAACCAAAATAACTAAGAAGAGTAAATCGGCTGCTTTGTCGTCTTGTCCTCAAAGACGTGGGGTATGTACTCGTGTTTATACTACAACACCAAAAAAACCTAATTCTGCAATGCGTAAAGTAGCCAGAGTTAGATTGACAAATGGTAATGAGATAAACGCATACATTCCAGGTGAAGGACATAACTTACAGGAGCACTCGATAGTATTAGTTAGAGGTGGAAGGGTAAAAGATTTACCAGGTGTTAAATATCACGTGGTACGTGGAGCATTAGATACAGCAGGTGTTGAGGGTAGAACTCAACGTAGGTCTAAGTATGGTGCGAAACGCCCAAAAAAGTAA